One genomic region from Cyanobium usitatum str. Tous encodes:
- a CDS encoding IS3 family transposase, whose translation MGSLLFGGRGRLTSAAHRKKAIELISEAHAAGAGLVRACSEIGISLRTLKRWRKACLGDDDGHDRRKGSPRLVSHRLSEEERQRILLTCNQAEYASLPPGQIVPALADQGLYIGSESSFYRVLHAHGQVHRRGRARPPQETRAVPRLRAAGANQVWSWDITYLPTTVRGIWLYLYLVIDVWSRKVVAWDVDEREDPAIAADLVSRACLRERISKGRKHPLVLHADNGNAMRAATLESRLEELGVLRSFSRPRVSNDNPYSESLFRTVKYRPDYPRKPFASKEQACQWVAAFVDWYNHQHRHSGIKFVTPQQRHNGQAVEISRHRGVVYERARQLNPRRWSRSTRCWRQPEVVWINQPPDELDEPGQLPLMQAA comes from the coding sequence GTGGGAAGCCTTCTGTTCGGAGGACGCGGAAGGCTGACCAGCGCCGCTCACAGGAAGAAGGCCATCGAGCTGATCAGCGAGGCACATGCCGCTGGCGCGGGTTTGGTGCGTGCCTGCAGCGAGATCGGGATCTCTCTGCGCACCCTCAAGCGTTGGCGTAAGGCCTGTCTCGGTGATGATGACGGCCACGATCGCCGTAAAGGCAGTCCCCGTCTGGTTTCCCACCGACTGAGTGAAGAGGAGCGCCAACGCATCCTGCTCACCTGCAACCAGGCGGAGTACGCCTCTCTGCCGCCAGGGCAGATCGTGCCAGCCCTGGCCGATCAGGGGCTGTACATCGGCTCAGAGAGCAGCTTCTACCGGGTGCTCCATGCCCACGGCCAGGTTCACCGGCGCGGTCGAGCACGGCCACCACAGGAAACAAGAGCCGTGCCAAGGCTGAGAGCCGCAGGAGCGAACCAGGTTTGGAGCTGGGACATCACCTATTTGCCCACAACCGTGCGTGGGATCTGGCTGTACCTCTACCTGGTGATCGACGTCTGGAGCCGCAAGGTCGTGGCCTGGGATGTGGATGAGCGCGAGGATCCAGCCATTGCAGCGGATCTGGTGAGTAGGGCTTGCCTGAGAGAACGGATCAGCAAAGGCAGGAAGCACCCCCTGGTTCTCCATGCCGACAACGGCAACGCCATGCGTGCGGCCACGCTGGAAAGCAGGCTGGAGGAACTGGGCGTCCTCAGATCCTTCTCCAGGCCACGGGTGTCGAACGACAACCCGTACTCGGAATCGCTGTTCAGAACGGTGAAGTATCGGCCTGATTACCCCCGCAAGCCATTTGCCTCCAAAGAGCAGGCTTGTCAGTGGGTGGCTGCGTTCGTCGATTGGTACAACCACCAACACCGCCACAGCGGCATCAAATTCGTGACGCCCCAGCAACGTCACAATGGCCAGGCTGTGGAGATCAGCCGCCATCGCGGTGTCGTCTACGAACGAGCCAGACAGCTCAATCCAAGGAGATGGTCACGATCAACCAGGTGCTGGCGTCAACCGGAGGTGGTTTGGATCAATCAGCCGCCAGATGAACTCGATGAACCAGGGCAGCTACCGTTGATGCAGGCGGCCTGA
- a CDS encoding helix-turn-helix domain-containing protein, translating into MSPPQRQSVAQISEELGIHVVTLYNWRKAWRLQGEVVPASEKEPEGWSAADKFTVVMETAGLNATELSAYCRERGLFPEQVERWRQAAQDANEKPVLTLKEQKELEKLRAQDQREIKALKKELQRKEKAMAEMAALLVLRKKWEAFCSEDAEG; encoded by the coding sequence ATGAGCCCACCGCAGCGGCAAAGCGTGGCCCAGATCTCCGAGGAGCTGGGCATTCACGTGGTGACCCTTTACAACTGGAGGAAGGCATGGCGGTTGCAGGGAGAGGTGGTGCCGGCATCCGAGAAGGAACCAGAGGGCTGGAGCGCTGCCGATAAGTTCACGGTGGTGATGGAGACGGCTGGCTTGAACGCCACCGAACTCAGTGCCTACTGCCGAGAGCGAGGCCTGTTTCCTGAGCAGGTGGAGCGTTGGCGGCAGGCGGCCCAGGATGCCAATGAAAAGCCAGTGCTGACCTTGAAAGAGCAGAAGGAGCTGGAAAAGCTCCGCGCCCAGGACCAACGGGAGATCAAAGCCCTCAAGAAGGAGCTGCAGCGCAAAGAGAAGGCCATGGCGGAGATGGCGGCCCTGCTGGTGCTGCGAAAAAAGTGGGAAGCCTTCTGTTCGGAGGACGCGGAAGGCTGA
- a CDS encoding Nif11-like leader peptide family RiPP precursor: MNRPSEALLAFIKFLEKDEDLQSKIKAAENPQQIIDIAESEGFTISPLELRTWSKELTANSFPWASKGNEFRRNFFKRAGQQQ; the protein is encoded by the coding sequence ATGAATCGTCCATCCGAGGCGCTCCTCGCCTTCATCAAGTTCCTTGAGAAAGACGAAGACCTTCAGTCCAAGATAAAGGCGGCGGAAAATCCCCAGCAGATAATTGACATTGCAGAGTCAGAGGGATTCACGATCTCCCCTCTGGAATTGCGAACATGGTCAAAAGAACTGACCGCTAATTCCTTCCCGTGGGCAAGTAAAGGGAACGAATTTCGTCGCAACTTCTTCAAAAGGGCGGGACAGCAGCAGTGA
- a CDS encoding calcium-binding protein: MKLRHLGVVHATYPHPVAMSIINSASRNQIIDNAPGGWVTWIGTETEDDFYWAGGTDIFYGAAGLDFAYLSGIQSGDVTITTNSQGITNIRLLNGDELTLASVETIHFSDRSLDIARPSTRNIIADNSGGWQTFYGTESDDLFVYLTGFEIFSGGAGNDSISISSNLSEAVFNVNSQGFNSFTHEGATIVLVDVELAAFNDGDKSFTQPLYSSIIVDNSGGFQSWQGTANDDQFIWLTGTDQFNGGEGNDVLNIFYKRADADVTIGSRGAATIKIGTHTLTTQSIEKIAFLDSVLDAEDVTPPTISSISTQGTTVALKFSETVGATGVLPSSFAVATINSKNRATNRTISGVTQDQNDPSKLILTLTGTAPASNVNLRVSYTDPANNQTTAVVQDAAGNDLASFSNRFADTFITGSTTKLASQYRNLTLTGNAKVKGTGNALANIITGNSGNNTLSGLAGNDTLLGEGGNDTLIGGRGADVLTGGGGTDTFRYALTDSLLGTAGTPGYDRITDLVIGTDRIDGPRAVSATNLRELGAVSSLTQEGIAAVLTPTNFASNGAATFTYVSEPATRTFLALNNGTAGYSSTTDAIIDITGYSGALTNLAIV, from the coding sequence ATGAAATTGCGCCACTTAGGCGTTGTACATGCTACCTACCCCCATCCAGTGGCAATGAGCATTATTAACAGTGCGTCCCGCAATCAAATAATTGACAATGCTCCTGGTGGATGGGTCACATGGATAGGCACAGAGACTGAAGATGACTTTTATTGGGCAGGTGGCACGGATATATTTTATGGAGCAGCAGGACTCGATTTCGCATACCTATCCGGAATCCAATCCGGTGATGTCACAATCACCACTAATTCTCAAGGAATCACCAATATCAGACTATTGAATGGTGATGAGTTAACCCTTGCTAGCGTTGAGACAATTCATTTCTCGGATCGTTCGCTAGACATCGCTCGCCCGTCAACTAGAAATATAATTGCCGATAACAGTGGTGGTTGGCAAACATTCTACGGAACTGAGTCTGATGACTTATTTGTATATCTGACTGGTTTTGAGATTTTCAGTGGAGGCGCTGGCAATGACAGCATTAGCATTTCAAGCAACCTAAGCGAAGCGGTTTTTAATGTAAACTCTCAAGGATTCAACTCCTTCACTCACGAAGGCGCAACAATTGTACTTGTTGATGTTGAACTTGCCGCTTTTAATGATGGCGACAAGTCATTTACTCAACCATTATATTCTAGCATCATAGTTGACAATAGTGGCGGTTTTCAGAGTTGGCAGGGAACTGCAAATGACGATCAGTTTATTTGGTTAACTGGTACAGATCAATTTAACGGAGGAGAAGGTAATGATGTTTTGAATATTTTTTACAAAAGAGCAGACGCCGATGTAACCATCGGGTCAAGAGGAGCAGCGACAATAAAGATTGGAACCCATACATTGACAACTCAAAGTATTGAAAAAATTGCGTTTCTTGATTCTGTTCTGGATGCAGAAGATGTCACCCCACCCACTATCTCCAGCATCAGCACTCAGGGAACAACGGTTGCCCTTAAATTCTCTGAAACTGTTGGTGCCACAGGTGTCCTGCCTTCTAGCTTTGCGGTAGCAACAATTAATTCAAAAAATCGGGCAACAAACCGTACAATCAGCGGCGTCACACAGGATCAGAACGACCCCTCTAAACTCATCCTTACCCTCACAGGAACCGCTCCAGCAAGCAATGTAAACCTACGGGTTTCCTACACGGATCCTGCAAACAACCAGACCACAGCGGTTGTTCAGGATGCCGCAGGTAATGACCTTGCTTCCTTCTCCAACCGCTTTGCCGATACCTTCATTACCGGATCCACCACAAAACTTGCAAGTCAGTACCGCAACCTCACCCTCACGGGCAATGCCAAAGTGAAAGGCACCGGCAATGCACTTGCCAACATCATCACCGGCAACAGTGGTAATAACACCCTCTCTGGTCTGGCAGGCAATGACACCCTGCTTGGGGAAGGGGGCAACGACACCCTGATTGGGGGCAGGGGCGCTGATGTCCTTACAGGGGGAGGTGGCACAGACACCTTCCGCTATGCACTCACCGATTCGCTACTGGGTACCGCTGGAACTCCTGGTTACGACCGCATCACTGACCTTGTGATCGGCACCGACCGGATTGATGGTCCTCGTGCTGTGAGTGCCACAAACCTCAGAGAACTTGGAGCCGTCTCATCATTAACGCAAGAGGGAATTGCGGCAGTGCTTACTCCCACCAATTTCGCGAGTAATGGTGCCGCTACTTTCACATATGTTAGCGAACCAGCAACTAGAACCTTCCTTGCTCTTAATAACGGCACTGCTGGTTACTCCTCAACCACCGATGCAATCATCGATATCACTGGTTACTCAGGGGCACTGACCAACTTGGCAATTGTTTGA
- a CDS encoding AMP-binding protein, whose translation MACAPGVLTLLESPTASTAVARAASPAEIHWSGSRRDRQALAQRADWSGLTGLEQLWPVLAARHGDALALEAPHAATPEQLSYRQLQQRIEQAAAAFAGLGVGAGDVVALFAENGPRWLQADQGLMRAGAADAVRGSAAPVEELRYILEDSGASGLVVESAALLAKLNLSPEARARLRFVVLLEGDREVGAAPGSCFSWGELLERGAAALACGTPAPPPTAVGARLATILYTSGTTGQPKGVPLSHANLLHQLRHLGVAVAPKPGDRVVSVLPIWHSYERSAEYFLLACGCRQTYTTLKQLRADLQRVKPHYLISVPRLWEALLSGFDDALAAMPASRQRLLGAALANSRAFGRCRRQALDLTLRPEGVLSRLGAAGLALLRWPLHRLAAALLWPKLRQQLVGGRLRTAISGGGALAMHVDGFFEAIGIELLVGYGLTETSPVLTCRRRWANRRGSAGQPLAGTSLRIVDPESGELLALGQRGRVLARGPQVMAGYWGKPEASAAVLDGEGWFDTGDLGHLLPDGSLVLTGRAKDTIVLSSGENIEPGPLEEALVASPLIEQVLVVGQDRKQLGALVVPKAAAESIDLALLRALTRECNRLLAARPGSRPDERLSGVALVEPFTLDNGLLTQTLKQRRDRITARDAAAIEAIYAPR comes from the coding sequence ATGGCGTGCGCCCCAGGGGTGTTAACACTGCTGGAAAGCCCTACCGCTTCCACCGCCGTGGCCCGCGCCGCCTCCCCCGCTGAAATCCATTGGAGCGGCAGTCGCCGCGATCGCCAGGCCCTGGCCCAGCGGGCCGACTGGAGCGGCCTCACCGGCCTGGAGCAGCTCTGGCCCGTGCTGGCGGCGCGCCACGGCGATGCTCTGGCCCTGGAGGCTCCCCATGCGGCCACGCCCGAGCAACTCAGCTACCGCCAACTGCAGCAGCGCATCGAGCAGGCCGCGGCGGCCTTTGCCGGCCTGGGCGTGGGCGCTGGTGATGTGGTGGCCCTGTTTGCCGAAAATGGTCCCCGCTGGCTGCAGGCCGACCAGGGGCTGATGCGGGCCGGTGCCGCCGACGCGGTGCGGGGCAGCGCCGCCCCTGTGGAGGAGCTGCGTTACATCCTGGAAGACTCAGGTGCCAGCGGCCTGGTGGTGGAATCGGCGGCCCTGCTGGCCAAGCTGAACCTCTCCCCTGAAGCGAGGGCGCGCTTGCGCTTTGTGGTGCTGTTGGAGGGGGATAGGGAGGTGGGGGCGGCGCCAGGATCCTGTTTCAGTTGGGGCGAACTGCTCGAGCGCGGGGCGGCGGCGTTGGCCTGCGGCACGCCGGCCCCGCCACCAACGGCTGTTGGGGCCCGCCTCGCCACGATTTTGTACACCTCTGGCACCACGGGGCAGCCCAAGGGCGTGCCCCTCAGCCACGCCAACTTGCTGCACCAGCTGCGCCACCTGGGGGTGGCCGTGGCACCCAAGCCGGGCGACCGGGTGGTGAGCGTGCTGCCGATCTGGCACTCCTATGAGCGCAGCGCTGAGTATTTCCTGCTGGCCTGTGGCTGCCGCCAGACCTACACAACCCTCAAGCAGCTGCGCGCCGACCTGCAGCGGGTAAAGCCCCACTACTTGATCAGCGTGCCGCGACTGTGGGAGGCCTTGCTCTCTGGGTTTGACGACGCCCTGGCGGCCATGCCGGCCTCGCGCCAGCGGCTACTGGGCGCGGCCCTGGCCAACAGCCGTGCTTTTGGCCGCTGCCGCCGCCAGGCCCTCGATCTCACCCTGCGCCCGGAAGGCGTGTTGTCTCGGTTAGGGGCGGCCGGCTTGGCCTTGCTGCGTTGGCCCCTGCACCGGCTGGCGGCGGCCTTGCTCTGGCCGAAGCTGCGCCAGCAGCTGGTGGGCGGCCGGCTGCGCACGGCGATCAGCGGTGGCGGCGCCCTGGCCATGCACGTGGATGGCTTCTTCGAAGCCATCGGCATCGAGCTGCTGGTGGGCTACGGCCTCACCGAAACCAGTCCCGTGCTCACCTGCCGGCGCCGTTGGGCCAACCGCCGCGGCAGCGCCGGCCAGCCCCTGGCGGGCACCAGCCTGCGGATCGTTGATCCCGAATCCGGCGAGCTGCTGGCCCTGGGGCAGCGCGGCCGGGTGCTGGCCCGCGGCCCCCAGGTGATGGCGGGCTACTGGGGCAAGCCGGAGGCCAGCGCAGCCGTGCTTGACGGCGAAGGCTGGTTTGACACCGGCGATCTGGGCCACCTGCTGCCCGATGGCTCCCTGGTGCTCACCGGCCGGGCCAAGGACACGATCGTGCTGAGCAGCGGCGAGAACATCGAGCCCGGCCCCCTCGAGGAGGCCCTGGTGGCCAGCCCCCTGATCGAGCAGGTGCTGGTGGTGGGCCAGGACCGCAAGCAGCTCGGCGCCCTGGTGGTGCCCAAGGCGGCGGCGGAGTCAATCGATCTGGCCCTGTTGCGGGCTCTGACGCGGGAGTGCAACCGGCTGCTGGCCGCCCGCCCCGGCTCCCGCCCCGACGAACGCCTTAGCGGTGTGGCCTTGGTTGAGCCATTCACCCTCGATAACGGTCTGCTCACCCAGACCCTCAAGCAGCGCCGCGACCGGATTACGGCCCGCGACGCTGCGGCGATTGAGGCGATCTACGCACCCCGCTGA
- a CDS encoding helix-turn-helix domain-containing protein produces MAKQVRLTLAKALAKANLRRAEAGEKAITMNGLAVAAGVAATTITRLARNDQKAASALSLDLAGKVVTVLDCGIEDLLEVVED; encoded by the coding sequence ATGGCAAAGCAAGTTCGTCTGACACTCGCCAAGGCACTCGCCAAGGCAAATCTGCGTAGGGCAGAGGCGGGTGAGAAGGCAATCACAATGAATGGTCTGGCAGTGGCGGCAGGAGTGGCAGCAACCACGATCACCCGACTGGCACGGAACGATCAGAAAGCGGCATCAGCACTTTCCTTGGATCTGGCGGGGAAGGTGGTGACTGTGTTGGATTGTGGGATAGAGGATCTTTTGGAGGTTGTAGAAGATTGA
- a CDS encoding lysozyme inhibitor LprI family protein produces MKHLLVATGVFLLPAAIHAQEPKIQCPGENTMEMRYCAGQSWEQSTDQLKQKLPKALFKQWQETTRAVCAHAYAAYKEGSIYPQLVVGCDDNLNRALLKEFRPMGN; encoded by the coding sequence ATGAAGCACCTGCTGGTCGCAACAGGAGTGTTCCTGCTACCCGCTGCTATCCACGCCCAGGAACCCAAGATCCAGTGTCCTGGCGAGAACACGATGGAGATGCGCTATTGCGCTGGTCAGTCCTGGGAGCAATCCACAGACCAGTTGAAGCAAAAGTTGCCCAAGGCACTTTTCAAGCAGTGGCAGGAGACGACCCGAGCGGTCTGTGCTCACGCCTATGCCGCCTACAAAGAAGGCAGCATCTACCCGCAGTTAGTGGTGGGGTGCGACGACAACCTCAATCGGGCATTACTCAAGGAATTCAGACCAATGGGTAACTAA
- a CDS encoding YlqD family protein, with protein sequence MADGSLTIKRTITVRAVVTPRWKEDAERELSNAIANVDAQLSQLEQEGQQLVDEIRRQSANPLDPRVQEQVASVQQQVAAKRAELEEQKRQMLEQQRQVRELEMEQIVEQGQIESVCEVQVGDNLVEKLQAAVLVRDGVIEAIEAG encoded by the coding sequence ATGGCTGACGGCTCCCTCACGATCAAACGCACCATCACCGTGCGTGCCGTGGTTACTCCCCGCTGGAAGGAGGACGCCGAGCGTGAGCTAAGCAATGCCATCGCCAATGTCGATGCCCAGCTTTCCCAGCTAGAGCAGGAGGGTCAGCAGCTGGTAGACGAGATCCGCCGCCAGAGCGCCAACCCCCTCGACCCCCGAGTACAGGAGCAGGTAGCTTCAGTGCAGCAGCAGGTGGCGGCAAAGCGCGCCGAGCTGGAGGAGCAGAAGCGCCAGATGCTGGAGCAGCAGCGCCAGGTACGCGAACTGGAGATGGAGCAGATCGTGGAGCAAGGCCAGATCGAGAGCGTCTGCGAGGTGCAGGTGGGCGACAACCTGGTGGAAAAGCTGCAGGCGGCTGTGCTGGTGCGCGATGGCGTGATCGAGGCCATCGAAGCCGGCTGA
- a CDS encoding tyrosine-type recombinase/integrase: MPKIEVKELTLNGQAYIIKYAERLTFYLRVNRGGKRYTNISLGTADVKQAHKNALAAYVKVEGEPPRSKTRKLDISKACEDYLEERAKEVLRGQLAPRSQDLYRQRISQRILPYCRVKGIRSIGDITKNTFQDYAGHYLDVTQKGKWQTETAGLSAGTINTDITTIKAVLNWMVEREMLDPKKKPDLKKLKDRKNYRDEANPAFLPEDWKRFCDELYAVENGIDDPETLWKRRWFIHWVRFQYQSGCRPHETAQIRLGDSEIVKRKDGKVSGILKISNTTKTGGREVAMNGSTLQKIKSHLTKGIKIRNQQIEQYNQRVFAGEVKDKKGTTLTLPLPLIPQVSKDDLLMMNPFFDGRSVYHIEHTRQWFNRVLAKCDFDRKYTLYSLRSTHISFALLQGQRVNLVAKNCGTSLAMIQKTYDGLSSRFHIDSLGFFQDSVPRDEDDALIQVDAD, translated from the coding sequence ATGCCAAAAATAGAAGTCAAAGAATTAACGCTTAATGGGCAGGCGTACATAATCAAATATGCAGAACGCCTGACCTTTTACCTGAGGGTTAATAGGGGTGGCAAGAGATATACAAATATTTCGCTAGGCACTGCGGATGTAAAGCAAGCGCACAAAAATGCTCTAGCGGCGTATGTCAAGGTTGAGGGCGAACCGCCTAGGTCAAAGACCAGAAAACTTGATATATCAAAAGCGTGTGAGGATTACTTGGAGGAGAGGGCAAAAGAAGTTCTCCGAGGGCAGTTGGCACCAAGGTCACAGGATTTATATAGACAGCGAATTTCCCAGCGCATCTTGCCTTACTGCAGGGTCAAAGGCATACGAAGCATTGGCGATATTACTAAGAATACATTTCAAGATTATGCCGGTCATTATTTGGATGTGACTCAGAAGGGAAAGTGGCAGACGGAAACCGCTGGTTTGTCAGCGGGAACAATTAATACTGATATCACCACGATCAAGGCAGTACTGAACTGGATGGTGGAGAGGGAAATGCTTGATCCGAAGAAAAAACCTGACCTTAAGAAACTCAAGGATCGTAAGAACTACAGAGATGAGGCAAACCCAGCATTCCTTCCAGAAGACTGGAAACGGTTTTGTGATGAACTTTATGCAGTTGAGAATGGCATTGATGACCCGGAAACTCTGTGGAAGAGGCGCTGGTTTATTCATTGGGTCAGATTTCAATATCAATCTGGGTGCCGCCCACACGAAACAGCGCAGATTCGTTTAGGTGACTCTGAGATAGTGAAGAGAAAGGATGGCAAGGTCAGCGGCATCCTGAAAATTTCTAATACCACCAAGACAGGCGGAAGGGAGGTTGCGATGAATGGCAGCACTCTGCAGAAGATCAAATCGCACTTGACTAAGGGTATAAAGATTCGCAATCAACAGATAGAACAGTACAACCAGAGAGTCTTTGCTGGCGAGGTCAAGGACAAAAAGGGAACCACCTTGACGCTGCCACTGCCTTTGATTCCGCAGGTATCAAAGGATGATTTGTTAATGATGAATCCGTTCTTTGATGGTCGCTCTGTTTATCACATAGAGCACACAAGGCAGTGGTTTAATCGGGTTTTGGCGAAATGTGACTTTGATAGAAAATATACTCTTTACTCGTTGCGTTCAACTCATATCTCATTTGCATTGCTTCAAGGACAGCGAGTCAATTTGGTTGCCAAGAACTGTGGAACATCATTGGCAATGATTCAGAAGACCTACGATGGTCTTTCTAGTCGTTTCCATATTGACTCGCTTGGGTTCTTTCAAGATTCGGTTCCCAGAGATGAAGATGACGCTTTGATCCAGGTTGATGCTGACTAA
- a CDS encoding dihydrolipoamide acetyltransferase family protein, whose product MATHEIFMPALSSTMTEGKIVEWLKQPGDKVERGESVLVVESDKADMDVESFNEGYLAAVLMPAGGTAPVGETIGLIVETEAEIAAAAAKAPVVPAAAVAPASAPAPVAAPAVAPVTPQAVAPVTAPLVAPLIAPVIPPVVAAPAATASGRVVASPRAKKLASQLGVDLAGLRGSGPHGRIQADDVLAATGQPITVPRVAEGSGPAVMAAPLGNGASSPAPAPAGEAFGRPGESVGFNTLQNAVNRNMVASLAVPCFRVGYTITTTKLDSLYKQLKPKGVTMTALLAKAVGVVLARHPQVNAATTADASAMAYPAGVNVAVAVAMEDGGLITPVLANADTTDIYSLARSWADLVARARSKQLQPQEYSTGTFTLSNLGMFGVDRFDAILPPGTGAILAVAASRPTVVGGKDGSIRVASQMQVNLTCDHRVIYGAHAAAFLKDLAQLIETNPESLSL is encoded by the coding sequence ATGGCAACCCACGAAATCTTCATGCCCGCCCTCTCCTCCACCATGACGGAGGGCAAGATCGTGGAGTGGCTCAAGCAGCCCGGCGACAAGGTGGAGCGGGGCGAGTCCGTGCTTGTTGTCGAGAGTGACAAGGCCGATATGGACGTGGAGTCATTTAACGAGGGTTACCTGGCTGCCGTTTTGATGCCTGCCGGCGGCACGGCTCCGGTGGGCGAGACCATTGGCCTGATCGTGGAGACGGAGGCCGAGATTGCCGCCGCTGCTGCCAAGGCACCGGTGGTGCCCGCTGCTGCTGTTGCTCCTGCATCCGCGCCTGCTCCAGTGGCGGCCCCAGCTGTTGCTCCAGTAACTCCCCAAGCAGTTGCCCCAGTAACGGCTCCATTAGTTGCCCCCTTAATTGCTCCCGTAATTCCCCCAGTAGTGGCGGCCCCGGCCGCCACGGCCAGCGGCCGGGTGGTGGCATCGCCCCGGGCCAAGAAGCTCGCCAGCCAGCTCGGCGTGGACCTGGCTGGACTGCGCGGCAGTGGTCCCCATGGCCGGATCCAGGCCGACGACGTGCTGGCCGCCACCGGTCAACCGATCACGGTGCCCCGAGTGGCCGAGGGATCCGGCCCGGCTGTCATGGCTGCTCCGCTCGGAAATGGCGCCAGTTCACCGGCGCCGGCGCCCGCCGGTGAGGCCTTCGGGCGTCCTGGCGAGAGCGTCGGCTTCAACACCCTCCAGAACGCAGTCAACCGCAACATGGTGGCCAGCCTGGCGGTGCCCTGCTTCCGGGTGGGCTACACCATCACCACCACCAAGCTCGATTCCCTCTACAAGCAGCTCAAGCCCAAGGGCGTCACCATGACAGCCCTGCTGGCAAAGGCCGTGGGCGTGGTGTTAGCCCGCCATCCCCAGGTGAATGCCGCTACCACGGCCGATGCCAGTGCCATGGCCTACCCCGCTGGTGTGAATGTGGCAGTGGCCGTGGCCATGGAGGACGGCGGCCTGATCACACCGGTGCTCGCCAACGCTGATACAACCGACATCTATTCGCTGGCCCGCAGCTGGGCCGATCTGGTGGCCCGGGCCCGCAGCAAGCAGCTGCAGCCACAGGAATACAGCACTGGCACCTTCACCCTCTCCAACCTGGGCATGTTTGGCGTCGACCGCTTCGACGCGATCTTGCCCCCCGGCACCGGAGCCATCCTGGCGGTGGCTGCTTCGCGGCCCACGGTGGTGGGGGGTAAGGACGGCTCGATCCGGGTGGCCAGCCAGATGCAGGTGAACCTCACCTGCGACCACCGTGTGATCTACGGCGCCCATGCCGCCGCCTTTCTCAAGGATCTGGCCCAGTTGATCGAAACCAATCCAGAAAGCCTTTCCCTCTGA